In the Arachis ipaensis cultivar K30076 chromosome B10, Araip1.1, whole genome shotgun sequence genome, one interval contains:
- the LOC107623838 gene encoding uncharacterized protein LOC107623838 isoform X2, translating into MADDLSSIAKGLKNTTLIWRMVVLTLAMVCGVYICSICLKQIGIGTASKIGFLDIKIVDKPCPEPNIEPWEIPYVHYPNPKTYSREECACSPVRYFAILSMQRSGSGWFETFLNSHANISSNGEIFSVKARRSNMSTITETLDTIYNLDWVSSASKNECTAAVGLKWMLNQGLMQNHEQIAEYFRIHGVSVIFLFRRNLLRRMISVIANEYDRSAKTLNGTHKSHVHSPKEAEILAQYKPKLNSSTLIQNLKQVSETTKKALEYFKSTRHILVYYEDVVKNRTKLMDVQDFLKVPRMELKTRQVKIHKGTLSSQVKNWNDVEKALTGTPFENFLHEDYRR; encoded by the exons ATGGCCGATGATCTATCTTCCATCGCCAAG GGTTTGAAAAATACTACTTTGATATGGAGGATGGTCGTGTTAACCCTTGCTATGGTCTGTGGTGTGTATATATGTTCTATTTGTCTAAAGCAAATAGGCATAGGCACCGCCAGCAAGATTGGATTTTTAGATATCAAGATTGTTGACAAGCCGTGCCCGGAACCTAACATTGAACCTTGGGAGATTCCTTATGTTCACTACCCAAATCCCAAAACTTACAGCAG GGAGGAATGCGCTTGCAGCCCTGTGCGGTATTTCGCTATTCTGTCGATGCAGAGATCTGGGAGTGGATGGTTCGAGACATTTTTAAACAGTCATGCTAACATAAGCTCAAATGGGGAAATATTTTCAGTTAAGGCGAGGAGGAGTAATATGTCCACAATAACGGAGACGCTGGATACCATTTATAATCTAGACTGGGTCAGTAGCGCTTCAAAAAACGAGTGCACAGCTGCTGTTGGCTTGAAGTGGATGCTTAATCAG GGATTGATGCAGAATCATGAACAAATTGCTGAGTACTTCAGAATACATGGTGTTTCAGTCATATTTCTTTTCAGAAGGAATCTTTTGCGCCGGATGATTTCTGTAATTGCAAATGAGTACGATCGGAGTGCTAAGACATTAAATGGAACTCATAAATCCCATGTTCATTCGCCCAAGgag GCTGAAATACTTGCACAATACAAAcccaaactcaattcatcaacatTGATACAAAATTTGAAGCAAGTAAGCGAAACCACCAAGAAGGCTCTGGAGTATTTCAAGAGCACCAGACACATTCTCGTATATTACGAAGATGTCGTCAAGAACCGGACT AAATTAATGGATGTTCAGGATTTTCTGAAGGTTCCTCGCATGGAACTAAAGACACGTCAGGTTAAGATACATAAAGGAACCTTATCCAGCCAAGTCAAAAATTGGAACGATGTAGAGAAGGCACTCACCGGAACACCATTCGAGAATTTCCTCCATGAAGATTACCGTAGATAA
- the LOC107623838 gene encoding uncharacterized protein LOC107623838 isoform X1, which produces MADDLSSIAKDVFLVKGLKNTTLIWRMVVLTLAMVCGVYICSICLKQIGIGTASKIGFLDIKIVDKPCPEPNIEPWEIPYVHYPNPKTYSREECACSPVRYFAILSMQRSGSGWFETFLNSHANISSNGEIFSVKARRSNMSTITETLDTIYNLDWVSSASKNECTAAVGLKWMLNQGLMQNHEQIAEYFRIHGVSVIFLFRRNLLRRMISVIANEYDRSAKTLNGTHKSHVHSPKEAEILAQYKPKLNSSTLIQNLKQVSETTKKALEYFKSTRHILVYYEDVVKNRTKLMDVQDFLKVPRMELKTRQVKIHKGTLSSQVKNWNDVEKALTGTPFENFLHEDYRR; this is translated from the exons ATGGCCGATGATCTATCTTCCATCGCCAAG GATGTTTTCCTTGTAAAGGGTTTGAAAAATACTACTTTGATATGGAGGATGGTCGTGTTAACCCTTGCTATGGTCTGTGGTGTGTATATATGTTCTATTTGTCTAAAGCAAATAGGCATAGGCACCGCCAGCAAGATTGGATTTTTAGATATCAAGATTGTTGACAAGCCGTGCCCGGAACCTAACATTGAACCTTGGGAGATTCCTTATGTTCACTACCCAAATCCCAAAACTTACAGCAG GGAGGAATGCGCTTGCAGCCCTGTGCGGTATTTCGCTATTCTGTCGATGCAGAGATCTGGGAGTGGATGGTTCGAGACATTTTTAAACAGTCATGCTAACATAAGCTCAAATGGGGAAATATTTTCAGTTAAGGCGAGGAGGAGTAATATGTCCACAATAACGGAGACGCTGGATACCATTTATAATCTAGACTGGGTCAGTAGCGCTTCAAAAAACGAGTGCACAGCTGCTGTTGGCTTGAAGTGGATGCTTAATCAG GGATTGATGCAGAATCATGAACAAATTGCTGAGTACTTCAGAATACATGGTGTTTCAGTCATATTTCTTTTCAGAAGGAATCTTTTGCGCCGGATGATTTCTGTAATTGCAAATGAGTACGATCGGAGTGCTAAGACATTAAATGGAACTCATAAATCCCATGTTCATTCGCCCAAGgag GCTGAAATACTTGCACAATACAAAcccaaactcaattcatcaacatTGATACAAAATTTGAAGCAAGTAAGCGAAACCACCAAGAAGGCTCTGGAGTATTTCAAGAGCACCAGACACATTCTCGTATATTACGAAGATGTCGTCAAGAACCGGACT AAATTAATGGATGTTCAGGATTTTCTGAAGGTTCCTCGCATGGAACTAAAGACACGTCAGGTTAAGATACATAAAGGAACCTTATCCAGCCAAGTCAAAAATTGGAACGATGTAGAGAAGGCACTCACCGGAACACCATTCGAGAATTTCCTCCATGAAGATTACCGTAGATAA